The following are from one region of the Etheostoma spectabile isolate EspeVRDwgs_2016 chromosome 15, UIUC_Espe_1.0, whole genome shotgun sequence genome:
- the btr02 gene encoding bloodthirsty-related gene family, member 2: MASTISLLPEKHFLCSLCRDIFTSPVTIPCGHSFCLSCLSHYWTRHQSTYCPHCRRLFTDRPDLSVNRILAEVSHNYRTARPQKPPDEEMVIDVEQMIQERLQKIERLKYSLELQKNSYLREVRESQKVFSALVHAMEKNHKEVVDAIEERQREEDKKVETLVKEIEQEIQELRKETTEPEPQIPVNSDQSDETKQVTVNIVPTICPSEMKDWSKVTVETDPCVGVTRRALADIMEKIKVEVNRLSKSELKRIEKYTVDVNLSAKTAHPFLSVSDDRKQVRHTDKLQEVPDNPKRFDRVANVLAKESFSSGRSYWEVEVGEKIEWNLGVVRQSINRKSKFTVCPANGFWTLSLKAGGQFIANTSPVTPLALEQKPWKVGVFLDYTEGRVSFYCAESGVHIHTFTDTFTDRLHPFFSPGRLHGGKNSAPLIISSSFCSI; encoded by the exons ATGGCCTCTACAATCAGCCTCTTGCCCGAGAAACACTTCTTGTGCTCTCTGTGTAGAGACATCTTCACCAGCCCGGTGACCATACCATGTGGACACAGTTTCTGCTTATCCTGTCTCAGCCACTACTGGACACGACACCAGTCTACATACTGTCCCCACTGTAGGAGACTGTTTACTGACAGGCCTGACCTCAGCGTCAACCGCATTCTGGCAGAAGTGTCACACAACTACAGGACAGCTCGACCACAGAAACCACCCGATGAGGAAATG GTTATAGATGTTGAGCAAATGATTCAGGAAAGGCTTCAGAAGATAGAAAGGTTGAAATATTCTCTCGAGCTCCAAAAG AACTCGTACCTCAGAGAAGTGCGAGAGAGCCAGAAGGTCTTCTCTGCCCTTGTACATGCtatggaaaaaaatcacaaagagGTGGTTGATGCAAttgaggagagacagagagaggaggataaAAAAGTAGAAACACTGGTGAAAGAGATCGAACAGGAGATCCAGGAGCTGAGAAAGGAGACCACTGAACCTGAACCTCAGATTCCTGTAAACAGTGATCAAAGTGACGAGACAAAGCAAGTTACTGTG AACATTGTTCCCACAATATGCCCCTCTGAGATGAAAGATTGGTCCAAGGTTACCGTAGAAACTGACCCTTGTGTTGGGGTCACCAGACGAGCACTGGCAGacataatggaaaaaataaaggtAGAAGTCAACAGGCTCTCCAAATCTG AACTTAAGCGAATAGAGAAATACACAG TGGATGTCAATCTGAGCGCAAAGACAGCCCAccccttcctctctgtctcagaTGACAGAAAACAGGTGAGACACACGGACAAGCTTCAGGAGGTACCAGATAACCCCAAGCGGTTTGACCGCGTGGCGAACGTGCTGGCCAAAGAAAGCTTCAGCAGTGGGAGAAGCTACTGGGAGGTGGAGGTCGGGGAGAAGATCGAGTGGAACCTGGGTGTCGTCAGACAATCCATTAACAGGAAGAGCAAGTTCACTGTCTGCCCTGCAAATGGTTTCTGGACTTTAAGCCTGAAAGCTGGAGGCCAATTTATTGCCAACACATCTCCTGTCACGCCATTGGCACTTGAGCAGAAACCCTGGAAAGTGGGCGTGTTTCTGGACTACACAGAAGGCCGTGTGTCCTTCTACTGCGCAGAATCTGGAGTCCACATTCACACCtttacagatacatttactgACAGGCTTCATCCATTCTTCAGTCCTGGTCGCCTTCACGGCGGCAAAAATAGTGCTCCCCTAATCATCTCTTCTAGTTTCTGCAGCATTTAA